ATTGTATTGACAGCCGATGAACTGGCAAAAATTAACGAAACGGTCAATGGGATTACACTGGTGGGCGACCGCTACCCAGAATTTTTAGAAAAACAAATAGACAGATAAAAACAAAAAACAATGCAGAATATCAAAGGAAAAGTAGTTGCCATTACAGGCGCAAGCAGTGGAATGGGGAAGGTTATCGCCATAGAACTAGCCAAAAACGATGCAAAGGTGGTTTTGGGTGCAAGACGAACAGAACAATTACAACAGATTGTTGAAGAAATTAAAAGCCAAGGTGGTGACGCCGCCTGTGCTCAAATTGATGTGAAGAATAAATCCGATCTTGTAAGACTGGTCAATACAGCAGTTGAGCAATACGGAAAATTAGATGTCATTGTGAACAATGCCGGAGTCAGTCAGTTAAGCCGCATTGACGAGCTTGATGTTGACGGATGGGAAGAAATGATCGACATTAACCTCAAAGGTGTTTTATATGGAATGGCAGCTGCAATTCCTGTTTTCAAGCAACAGCAATCGGGTCATATCGTCAATATCATTTCAACGTCAGGAATCAAGATTGTACCCATGCAGGGCGTTTACGCAGGAACCAAAAATGCGGTAAGAACTATCGCTGAAGCATTTAGACAGGAATCAGACGGAACAATCAGGATTACCGGAATTTCGCCAGGTGTTGTAAAAACCGACTTTGCCGAGGGTATAAAAAATAAGGAAATGAAAACCATCATCAGGAATAATATGGAAAATCTGGCCATTAGCCCAGATGCCATTGCTAATGCAGTTATTTACGCCATAAGCCAACCTGCAGATGTTGAAGTTGGTGATATTGTAATTCGTCCGTCAAAACAAAATTGATTAAATTCGTAAATGAAATGCAACAACAATCTGACATCAATCAAATTAAAAGTATATCGCAACTGGTGCGGGTATTGGGATTTCCTGCACCCTTTCATCCATTAATTGCATTGGTTGATTACAATGCAGTGTCGATTGAAATGTTTCCAAAAGGGCAAAAAGTAAGTCTTGATTTCTACAAAATTTCCTTTAAGTCTACATTCACAGGAAGCATAAAGTATGGGCAGGGTTATTACGATTTTGAAGAAGGCGGACTGGCGTTTCTGAAGCCGAAACAAATTGTTATTTCACCTGAAGAAACGGAAAGCTATGAAGGGATTGCCTTGTATTTCCATCCGGACTTTATCCGAAATTATCCATTGGGAAAAGCAATCAATCAATTTGGATTTTTTTCTTATGATGTTTCAGAAGCGTTGTTTTTATCGGCAAAGGAAAAAGAAATTATTGCCAGCTTATTTGCTTCAATAGCAAACGAGTTAGAGAATAATATCGACAGTTTCAGCCAGGATGTTTTGGTGTCGCAGATAGAATTGCTGTTAAATTACAGCAACCGCTTTTACAACAGGCAATTTATAACCAGGAAAGCAGTCAATCACGACATCATCACTTCTTTGGACCAACTTTTAAACAGCTATTTTGAAGAAGAAAAAAGTCTGAAAAACGGTTTGCCGTCCGTGAAATATATCAGCACGGAACTGAAGCTGTCGCAACGCTATCTGAGCGATATGTTGAGTTCATTGACAGGACTAAATACACAACAATACATTCAGAACGCAGTCATAGAAAAAGCGAAAGAAAAACTATCAGCAACAGATTTATCCGTTTCGGAAATTGCGTATGAACTGGGCTTTGAGCATTCTCAATCTTTCAGTAAACTTTTCAAGGCGAAGACAAACGTTTCGCCTTTGAAGTTCAGAAAATCGTTTAATTAAAAAGTTGTACAGAATCCCACTTTCTGCTACTATACCTATTTCAATCTCTTCGGCGTTTCACTTTCTTCTTCATCATCTTATGGGCAAAATCCTGTTCCTCGTAATCTTCTCTTTGTGCTTCGGGCAATAAACTGCCCAAAGCTTCAAACAATCCATCTTCGGGTTGTCCAGTATTCAAAAAATCGAAAAAATGATGCGGATCTTCAGCAGGTAAATTCTCCTTATTGCTTGACTGGGAAGCTTTCTGTTGTGGCGGGTTGTTTTCTGTCTGGTCGGCTTTGACATTATTGTACCAATAATCATTAAAGTTATTAGCAGAAAACTCCTTTCCCAATCGTGACCCGTTCAATACTGTTCTTGATCGGTGATCAATATAAGTTATTCCATATATCCTGCCGTTCTCATTTTTGCGAACAACAGTATCAATTCCTTCTTCTTTCAATTTATTTTTAAATGCCTGCTCATTTATTGAATAATGACGAGCATCAATAATCGATCTTTTCAAGCTTTGTTTGACCGGTTGATCATTGCTTTTGCTTTTAGAAGCAGTAAAGTGTTTTTGGAGAGCATCGATCCCTGCATTTTTCCCAAACAAAGATGCCTTGAATGGATTTCCTGCTTTTTTTCCTTGGTCATCTAAAGGAAAATAAAGCAATCCTCTTTTTAATTGACCTTTTAATTCTCCCTCCACTTTCTCCACAGTAATATTAAATAGTGAAAGCAACGCATTATATTCCCCTAACGATTGAAATTGGTAGTAGGAGGTTATATGCCTTATTACCGATGCCATCTGGCTTTTGATATCTCCAGACTTATAGTTGATCGGTCGAAAGATCTTATGATTTTGGTGAGGCTGTTTTTCAACTACTGATATAAGACCGAATTTCTTTTCCAGTTCCCGGCAGATCTTCATCGAACGGACCTTCTCAAATTGATCAGAGATCTTTTTTCCTTTTTCATCTATACAAACCGAAACAATATGGATATGACTCCGGTCGATATCCGTATGTTTGAATACTACAAAAGGCTGATTGCCATAACCCATTTCATTCATATACTGCTGAGCCATTTCTCTATATTGTTCATCGGAGACCATATCTTTAGGATTGGGATTCAGGGAAATATGCAACGTATGCTTTTCAGTCTTTCGGTTTGCCAACAGATAAGGTTCAAATGATTTAGCCAATTGCGCAACAGAATATTTCCCATCGGCTGTTTCAATCATTTTGTTTGTCAACAGGATCTCTCCTTTTTCCTGTTCCATTTTCAAATTGTTGTAGGACAGTGTGCCAAAAAGATTACTGCTTCTTCCAATTTTTGCGATCATTTTATTCCATTTTTTTCAGATGCTTTCGTTCAAATTCCTCTGTCAGCTGCATCACTTTTTTGAAAATCTCAACCATTTCAGCAGTGTTCTTCTCCAGTTTATAAAGAAGGGCAGCTGCTTTTTTCTCAGAAAAATTGTGGTACAGGATCTTCACGATCTGATTATAGTTCACCCCTACAGCCCGGAACTGGCTATGAAATGAGGTTAACCGCATATAGAAATCCATCGTTCCCTTATCTAATTTCACGGTCCTGATCGTCTTTTCGAAAATGCAGGAGGTTATAAAATGGGCTTTTACATTCATCCCAGACTGGTCAAAAAGTTCAAGAAAGCGTGAATGTTCTACCTCATTAAATGAGATGGTATATCGAATCTTGGCAGGATCTGCCTTTGGACGGCGTCCTGTCTTTTTTTGTGGTTTACCGCTATGTTCATTCATCATCTGTCCAATTAATTTTATAAAACATCGACTTCGGAGATTGTTTTTCAGCTCCCGGCAGGGCAAGTTGTTTTGAGCATCCGAAAACGTTTCGAGATGCTCAAAACACAACTTGCCCCTTTCGGGTGAAAGGATAAATCCATAATACAATAGATTCAATCCGGCATACCGGAGTCTTAAGGTTTGAAAAGATTAAGATCCAGTAGTATGTCCATCTCCTTTAACAAAGTAAACAACTATTCCTAACAGAGCCGATGTCATTCATAAAGCCAAACAAAACCACTTCAAGCCAAAGGCAACCATTGAAAAGCTAAGTGTCAATGGATATCAGTTATTTGTATGAGAATGTCAGCCGGCTTGCCGTATGGCAAAATTGTTTGAAATCGTGCAGGCAAACATTCAGTAGATCAAGCTTTCCAGGTTGCAGGAATGCCGGTGAGAGAAAGATCATCCAGGAATTACATCCTGACTGATGTAGAAAATGCATTCACGGAGCCACAATTGACTGATTGATAGCCGGACTTCAAGATAGCTTTCAAGCGTGCTTGATCTCATCCAGCTTTACTGAAAGACATTCTGCTAGATATTCTAAGAAATGTTCAACTATAAAATCAGAAAAAATGGAAACAAAAAAGCAACCAGTAATTATTGCCTTCTCCACTCAAAAAGGAGGCGTAGGAAAAAGCACTTTCACAGCCCTTTTGGCCAGTATCCTTCATTATCGTCTGGATTATAATGTCGCCGTGTTCGACTGTGACTTTCCACAGTACAGTTTGATACAGATGAGAGAGAGGGATCTTAAAACGGTGATGCAAAATGAGCTATTAAAAAAAATGGCTCATAAGCAGTTTACCACCATCAATAAAAAATCGTATCCTGTTTTTCAAAGCAAGACCGACACCGTTTTGAAAGAGCTTGAAGAATATCTTGCTAATGCCGAAATTGTTCCGGACTTCGTTTTTCTGGATCTGCCAGGCACAGTCAATACGGCTGGTATTCTAAGTACACTCGCCAATGTTCACCATATTTTTTCTCCTATCACGGCAGACCGGGTTGTCCTGGAAAGCACCCTGAGTTTTACGGATGTTCTGACCAATGTGCTGATGAAGAAAAAGCATACCGAGATCAAAAGCATTCATCTTTTCTGGAATCAGGTCGATGGCAGGGAAAAAACGCCATTGTATAAAAATTACGGAAAGGTTATCAAAGATCTGGGTATTTCATTAATGGAGACCTCCATAAGCGACAGCAAGAGATTTAGAAAAGAAGGCGAGATGGTCGCAAAAACCGTTTTCCGATCAACCTTACTGCCTGCAGACCCTAAATTGATGGCATTATGCAGACTTGATCAGTTTATGGATGAGTTTTTGAGAATTGTAAAATTGTAAAAAGATGAACAATGATAAAAAGACCAGCGAAGACAACGGTATCGATGAACAATATCTGATGTCTATAATGGCTGGCAGCACAAAGAAGGAACCGCAGAGCCAAGAACATGACTCCTCAAAGGAAACGTTAATTAGGAAACAAAAAATGAAAGGCAAAAAAAGTGTTGAAATTACTTATGCGGAACAGTTTCTAACCCATCACACGATGACCAAGCGCGGTGATAAAAGTATTTACATCCGCCCGGAATATCATGAACGACTTTCGCCGTATCATCCAAATCATTGCCGAAGATCAGATCCCTCTGTACGCTTATCTCGATAATATTTTGGCTTACCACTTCGAGACGTTTGAAAAAGAGATCACAGATGATTTCAACAAAAAATACCGTCCAATCTTTTAATACTTGATCTTATGGAACAATTAATTATTATAGGTTTGTTAGTCATTATCATCCTAATTCTGTGGGATAAGAAATTTTCAAACCACCATCTTCAGGAAAAAAATACTGAAACGCAGCTCGATTTGCCCTCTATTATTGGAGAAACAAAGAAAGAAGAGAGGAAACCAGTGCCATCTGATGCTGATCAAGGCCAGAAGGAATCTATCGTAACAAAACCAAATAATTTTGATTCAGAAACTACGGAGGAGGTATTTGAACTTATTGCTTCAAGGAAAGAACTTGACGACATACTGGTTAAAAGTAATGATTGGGATGGCGAGGAAGAAGACTGGCAATATCAGGATGATTCTAAAATTGAAAGCGGGTTTGCTACAGGGGTTACCTTCCAGGAATTGAGTACTGCGGATCAGCTGCTTCAACAGGACGTGTTGGAACCTGATTTGGAACGACAAGCAGTCGATATTATTCAAAAAATTCAGGGAACCGAGCTTTTTGATCTTTTAGAGAATTCATTAGGAGATGCTTCAAAAAGAATTGCCAGCTTACTAAGCTCAAGCATTTCAAAAGATGACGAGATCGTTTCTTCTATGCAAAGTGATTCTCCGGACAGTTTCGATATTAGGGAGTTTGTTTAGGCAAATTCCCTTTTTAAATTTTTTTAAAACTCAGATCATATAATCCAT
The Chryseobacterium sp. W4I1 DNA segment above includes these coding regions:
- a CDS encoding AraC family transcriptional regulator — its product is MQQQSDINQIKSISQLVRVLGFPAPFHPLIALVDYNAVSIEMFPKGQKVSLDFYKISFKSTFTGSIKYGQGYYDFEEGGLAFLKPKQIVISPEETESYEGIALYFHPDFIRNYPLGKAINQFGFFSYDVSEALFLSAKEKEIIASLFASIANELENNIDSFSQDVLVSQIELLLNYSNRFYNRQFITRKAVNHDIITSLDQLLNSYFEEEKSLKNGLPSVKYISTELKLSQRYLSDMLSSLTGLNTQQYIQNAVIEKAKEKLSATDLSVSEIAYELGFEHSQSFSKLFKAKTNVSPLKFRKSFN
- the mobA gene encoding conjugal transfer protein MobA, giving the protein MNEHSGKPQKKTGRRPKADPAKIRYTISFNEVEHSRFLELFDQSGMNVKAHFITSCIFEKTIRTVKLDKGTMDFYMRLTSFHSQFRAVGVNYNQIVKILYHNFSEKKAAALLYKLEKNTAEMVEIFKKVMQLTEEFERKHLKKME
- a CDS encoding SDR family oxidoreductase yields the protein MQNIKGKVVAITGASSGMGKVIAIELAKNDAKVVLGARRTEQLQQIVEEIKSQGGDAACAQIDVKNKSDLVRLVNTAVEQYGKLDVIVNNAGVSQLSRIDELDVDGWEEMIDINLKGVLYGMAAAIPVFKQQQSGHIVNIISTSGIKIVPMQGVYAGTKNAVRTIAEAFRQESDGTIRITGISPGVVKTDFAEGIKNKEMKTIIRNNMENLAISPDAIANAVIYAISQPADVEVGDIVIRPSKQN
- a CDS encoding ParA family protein — protein: METKKQPVIIAFSTQKGGVGKSTFTALLASILHYRLDYNVAVFDCDFPQYSLIQMRERDLKTVMQNELLKKMAHKQFTTINKKSYPVFQSKTDTVLKELEEYLANAEIVPDFVFLDLPGTVNTAGILSTLANVHHIFSPITADRVVLESTLSFTDVLTNVLMKKKHTEIKSIHLFWNQVDGREKTPLYKNYGKVIKDLGISLMETSISDSKRFRKEGEMVAKTVFRSTLLPADPKLMALCRLDQFMDEFLRIVKL
- the mobB gene encoding conjugal transfer protein MobB — protein: MIAKIGRSSNLFGTLSYNNLKMEQEKGEILLTNKMIETADGKYSVAQLAKSFEPYLLANRKTEKHTLHISLNPNPKDMVSDEQYREMAQQYMNEMGYGNQPFVVFKHTDIDRSHIHIVSVCIDEKGKKISDQFEKVRSMKICRELEKKFGLISVVEKQPHQNHKIFRPINYKSGDIKSQMASVIRHITSYYQFQSLGEYNALLSLFNITVEKVEGELKGQLKRGLLYFPLDDQGKKAGNPFKASLFGKNAGIDALQKHFTASKSKSNDQPVKQSLKRSIIDARHYSINEQAFKNKLKEEGIDTVVRKNENGRIYGITYIDHRSRTVLNGSRLGKEFSANNFNDYWYNNVKADQTENNPPQQKASQSSNKENLPAEDPHHFFDFLNTGQPEDGLFEALGSLLPEAQREDYEEQDFAHKMMKKKVKRRRD
- a CDS encoding DUF3408 domain-containing protein produces the protein MNNDKKTSEDNGIDEQYLMSIMAGSTKKEPQSQEHDSSKETLIRKQKMKGKKSVEITYAEQFLTHHTMTKRGDKSIYIRPEYHERLSPYHPNHCRRSDPSVRLSR
- a CDS encoding DUF3408 domain-containing protein — translated: MNDFRRIIQIIAEDQIPLYAYLDNILAYHFETFEKEITDDFNKKYRPIF